A genome region from Hymenobacter chitinivorans DSM 11115 includes the following:
- a CDS encoding RidA family protein, translating into MANTIIYSPDAPAPIGPYSQAIQAGNTVYVSGQIALDAASGQLVGNGDVAAETHQVMRNLQAVLAAAGMTLTDVVKCSIFVKDLGNFGLINEIYGSYFTADYAPARETVEVSRLPKDVQVEISCVAVK; encoded by the coding sequence ATGGCTAACACCATTATCTACTCGCCCGACGCCCCCGCTCCTATCGGCCCCTACAGCCAGGCTATCCAGGCTGGCAATACCGTCTACGTTTCGGGCCAGATTGCCTTGGACGCGGCTTCGGGCCAGCTCGTCGGCAACGGCGACGTGGCCGCCGAAACCCACCAGGTAATGCGCAACCTGCAGGCCGTGTTGGCCGCCGCCGGCATGACCCTGACCGACGTGGTAAAGTGCAGCATCTTCGTCAAGGACCTCGGCAACTTTGGCCTGATCAACGAAATCTACGGGAGCTACTTCACAGCGGATTACGCGCCGGCCCGCGAAACGGTGGAGGTAAGCCGCCTGCCCAAAGATGTGCAGGTAGAAATTTCGTGCGTGGCCGTAAAATAG
- a CDS encoding M61 family metallopeptidase, with the protein MKLFPLALGLTLAVPALAQQPAGYQIALDLEHATNDQVRVVIQTPPVKEAQATYVMPSVVPGSYSKKDYGRFVQNFSAFDRKGKPLKVRKDGNNLFVIDKAPTLARIEYSVNDTWDAKQDDNFIFQPGGTNFEAGQNFVLNHYGLYGYLEGYKMQPYEVTVAKPATLYGATSLPARRTTPTQDVFTAASYVELADSPILYSRPDTASFSTGGARIAVSVVSETGTVKAEQVREIMRPMAEALTKFFGQMPVPKYHFLMYFPSFSSPLASKSGGYGAMEHSYSSVYFLPEVPSEDRLRSMVQEVASHEFLHMLAPLNIHSREIGEFDFRNPKMSQHLWLYEGVTEYIAQLVQVRGGLNTPAEFRQHMKEKIDKAAKHPEVSFTDMSRKILEAPYKDMYDNVYDKGALIGLLLDIRIQELSQGRQSLRDVLLALRQKYGPTRSFEDAQLIPEFVALTNPALQQFFDQYVIGSRPLPYAEYFDKIGWRYQATANSTVKAFGRLGFSYDTEKKQFIAAATKPEQNAFGLKEGDVVLAVNGTTLDMSNAEKLLRPLVEPTTADVVKVRFLSGASGAPQEREAAPREFEVQIKNDLQEVATPTPAQLQLRNQVLKPLG; encoded by the coding sequence ATGAAACTGTTTCCCCTCGCCCTCGGGCTGACTTTGGCCGTTCCCGCCCTGGCTCAGCAGCCCGCCGGCTACCAGATTGCCCTCGACCTCGAACACGCCACCAACGACCAGGTGCGGGTGGTAATTCAGACGCCGCCGGTGAAGGAGGCCCAGGCCACCTACGTCATGCCCTCGGTGGTGCCCGGCTCGTACTCCAAGAAAGACTACGGCCGCTTCGTGCAGAACTTCAGCGCTTTCGACCGGAAAGGCAAGCCGCTCAAGGTGCGCAAGGACGGCAATAACCTGTTCGTAATCGACAAAGCTCCAACCCTGGCCCGCATTGAGTACTCGGTGAACGATACCTGGGACGCCAAGCAAGACGACAACTTCATTTTTCAGCCGGGTGGTACCAATTTCGAGGCCGGCCAGAATTTCGTGCTCAACCACTACGGCCTCTACGGCTACCTGGAAGGCTACAAGATGCAGCCCTACGAGGTAACGGTGGCCAAGCCCGCTACGCTCTACGGCGCTACCTCTTTGCCGGCCCGCCGCACTACGCCCACCCAGGACGTCTTCACGGCTGCCAGCTACGTGGAGCTGGCCGATTCGCCCATTCTCTACAGCCGCCCCGATACGGCCAGCTTCAGCACCGGCGGCGCCCGGATTGCGGTGTCGGTGGTGTCGGAAACCGGGACGGTAAAGGCCGAGCAAGTGCGTGAGATTATGCGGCCCATGGCCGAGGCCCTGACCAAGTTCTTTGGCCAGATGCCCGTGCCGAAATACCACTTCCTGATGTATTTCCCGAGTTTCTCCTCGCCGCTGGCCAGCAAAAGCGGGGGCTACGGCGCCATGGAGCACTCGTACTCGTCGGTATATTTTCTGCCCGAAGTGCCCAGCGAAGACCGGCTGCGCAGCATGGTGCAGGAAGTGGCCTCCCACGAGTTTCTGCACATGCTGGCCCCGCTGAACATTCACAGCCGGGAAATCGGGGAGTTCGACTTTCGCAACCCCAAAATGTCCCAGCACTTGTGGCTCTACGAGGGCGTTACGGAGTACATTGCCCAGTTGGTGCAGGTGCGCGGCGGCCTGAATACGCCCGCCGAGTTTCGGCAGCACATGAAGGAGAAGATTGATAAGGCCGCCAAGCACCCCGAGGTGTCGTTCACCGACATGAGCCGCAAGATTCTGGAGGCGCCCTACAAGGACATGTATGACAACGTCTACGACAAGGGCGCCCTCATCGGCCTGCTGCTCGACATCCGCATTCAGGAACTGAGCCAGGGCCGCCAGAGCCTGCGTGACGTGCTGCTGGCTTTGCGCCAAAAATACGGCCCCACCCGCTCCTTCGAAGACGCCCAGCTGATTCCCGAGTTCGTAGCCCTGACCAACCCGGCCCTGCAGCAGTTCTTCGACCAGTACGTCATTGGCAGCCGGCCCTTGCCCTACGCCGAGTATTTCGACAAAATCGGGTGGCGCTACCAGGCCACGGCCAACTCCACGGTAAAGGCCTTCGGGCGGCTGGGCTTTAGCTACGACACCGAGAAAAAGCAGTTTATAGCCGCCGCCACCAAGCCCGAGCAGAACGCCTTCGGCCTGAAGGAAGGCGACGTAGTGCTGGCCGTGAACGGTACCACCCTGGACATGAGCAATGCCGAGAAGCTGCTGCGCCCCCTGGTGGAGCCCACTACTGCTGACGTGGTCAAGGTTCGGTTCCTCAGCGGGGCTTCCGGCGCCCCCCAGGAGCGGGAGGCCGCGCCCCGGGAGTTTGAGGTGCAAATCAAAAATGACCTGCAGGAAGTAGCCACGCCCACCCCGGCCCAGCTGCAGCTGCGCAACCAGGTCCTCAAGCCCCTGGGCTAG
- the lptB gene encoding LPS export ABC transporter ATP-binding protein yields MILRAENLVKTYKSRTVVNNMSLSVEQGEIVGLLGPNGAGKTTCFYMTVGMVKPNSGKIFLDDEEITKLPIYQRALRGVGYLAQEASVFRDLTVEENILAVLEMTKMPKQAQRDKVEELLHEFSLTHVRKNMGRVLSGGERRRTEIARALAVDPKFVLLDEPFAGVDPIATEEIQGIVAKLKDKNIGILITDHDVNSTLSIVDRAYLLFEGKLLKAGTAEELAADETVRRVYLGKNFELKRNI; encoded by the coding sequence ATGATTCTGCGCGCCGAAAACCTGGTTAAAACCTATAAGTCCCGTACCGTTGTCAACAACATGTCGTTGTCGGTGGAGCAGGGCGAAATCGTGGGCCTGCTCGGGCCCAACGGAGCGGGCAAAACCACCTGCTTTTACATGACGGTGGGCATGGTAAAGCCTAACAGCGGCAAGATTTTCCTCGACGACGAGGAAATTACCAAGCTGCCCATTTACCAGCGGGCCTTGCGCGGGGTGGGTTACCTGGCCCAGGAAGCCTCCGTCTTCCGCGACCTGACGGTAGAGGAAAACATCCTGGCCGTGCTGGAAATGACGAAGATGCCCAAGCAGGCTCAGCGCGACAAAGTAGAAGAGCTGCTCCACGAGTTCAGCCTGACCCACGTGCGCAAAAACATGGGCCGGGTGCTCAGCGGCGGCGAGCGGCGGCGCACCGAAATTGCCCGGGCTCTGGCCGTCGACCCCAAGTTCGTGCTGCTCGACGAGCCCTTCGCCGGCGTCGACCCCATTGCCACCGAGGAAATTCAGGGCATCGTGGCCAAGCTCAAGGACAAGAATATCGGCATCCTCATCACCGACCACGACGTCAACTCCACCCTGAGCATTGTGGACCGGGCTTACCTGCTCTTCGAAGGCAAGCTGCTCAAGGCGGGCACGGCCGAGGAACTGGCCGCCGACGAAACCGTGCGCCGCGTGTATCTGGGCAAAAACTTCGAGCTCAAGCGCAATATCTAA
- a CDS encoding TIGR00266 family protein — translation MQSHDVDYRILGSDIQVLEVELDPNETVIAEAGAMVYMEESIAFETKMGDGSEPDQGILGKLFSAGTRLITGESLFMTHFTHRGGYGKSRVAFSAPYPGTIIPVDLGTMPNGLIVQKDGFLAAARGTKIGIHFNQRLGAGFFGGEGFILEKLTGDGKAFIHAGGTIIEKQLNNELLRVDTGCVVAFEPSINFSIARAGGLKSMIFGGEGLLLATLQGTGRVWLQSMPVKKLIQALSPMGGNASKESGSVLGRLVGGVLDE, via the coding sequence ATGCAGTCCCACGACGTAGATTACCGCATTCTCGGCTCCGACATTCAAGTGCTGGAAGTAGAGCTGGACCCCAACGAAACCGTCATTGCCGAAGCCGGCGCCATGGTCTACATGGAAGAAAGTATTGCCTTCGAAACCAAGATGGGCGACGGGTCGGAGCCCGACCAGGGCATTTTGGGCAAGCTATTCTCGGCCGGCACCCGCCTGATTACCGGCGAGTCGCTGTTTATGACCCACTTCACCCACCGCGGCGGCTACGGCAAAAGCCGGGTGGCTTTTTCGGCCCCCTACCCCGGCACCATTATCCCGGTAGATTTGGGTACGATGCCCAACGGGCTGATCGTGCAGAAAGACGGCTTCCTGGCCGCGGCCCGGGGCACCAAAATCGGGATTCACTTCAACCAACGCCTTGGGGCGGGCTTTTTCGGCGGGGAAGGCTTCATCCTGGAAAAACTCACCGGCGACGGCAAAGCGTTTATCCACGCGGGCGGTACCATCATCGAGAAGCAGCTCAACAACGAGCTGCTGCGCGTGGATACGGGCTGCGTGGTAGCCTTTGAACCCAGCATCAACTTTAGCATTGCTCGCGCCGGCGGCCTGAAATCAATGATTTTTGGCGGCGAGGGCCTGTTGCTGGCTACGTTGCAGGGCACGGGCCGGGTGTGGCTGCAGTCGATGCCGGTGAAGAAGCTCATCCAGGCTCTGTCGCCGATGGGCGGCAATGCCTCAAAGGAGAGTGGTAGCGTTTTAGGTCGATTGGTGGGCGGTGTGCTGGACGAATAA
- a CDS encoding GH3 auxin-responsive promoter family protein: MIDSILTWTVQRRLASIEHFSQNPHEVQAQVLQDLLLRARSTEWGQRYGFADAPSAWEFAQRVPVSSYEELYPALERVLRGEPDVLWPGPVQWFAKSSGTTNARSKYIPVTRESLQECHYRAGRDMTALATALYPENRILAGKTLSLGGTHAPNPFRPEEEGSRVGDVSAVIMQNLPAWAEFLRTPPLELALLDEWEEKIDRIARHVLSVNVSALAGVPTWIIVLLRRVTELAGADNITEVWPNLSLFLHGAVAFGPYRELFRQLIPGPQMRYLEIYNASEGYIALQDQPNSEDLLLLLNHGIYYEFIPLDELDAEHPQTLTLEQVELGKAYALVLSTNAGLWRYKIGDTVRFTSLAPYRIRITGRTKHFLNAFGEEVVIENADAAIAAACQATNTTVRDYTAAPIYFDASAASRGGHQWLIEFSQPPQDPARFTAVLDETLRKLNSDYDAKRHRDLALSPPLLTIASTGTFTRWLARKGKLGGQHKVPRLSNSREILEAVLQEV, from the coding sequence ATGATTGATTCTATACTGACGTGGACCGTACAGCGGCGCCTGGCCAGCATCGAGCATTTTAGCCAAAATCCGCACGAGGTGCAGGCCCAGGTGCTGCAGGATCTGTTGCTCCGGGCCCGCTCCACGGAATGGGGGCAGCGTTACGGCTTCGCTGATGCTCCTTCGGCCTGGGAGTTTGCCCAGCGCGTGCCCGTCAGTAGCTACGAAGAACTGTACCCGGCCCTCGAGCGGGTGCTGCGTGGGGAGCCCGATGTGCTCTGGCCCGGCCCGGTGCAGTGGTTTGCCAAGTCCAGCGGAACCACCAACGCCCGCAGCAAGTACATTCCCGTCACCCGCGAATCGTTGCAGGAGTGCCACTACCGCGCCGGTCGCGACATGACGGCCCTGGCCACGGCCCTCTATCCCGAAAACCGCATTCTGGCCGGCAAAACCCTGTCCTTGGGCGGCACCCACGCCCCCAATCCATTCCGGCCCGAGGAAGAAGGCTCCCGCGTGGGCGACGTGTCGGCCGTGATTATGCAGAACCTGCCAGCCTGGGCCGAGTTCTTGCGCACTCCGCCGCTGGAGCTGGCCCTGCTCGACGAGTGGGAAGAGAAAATAGACCGTATTGCCCGCCATGTGCTCAGCGTCAACGTGTCGGCCCTGGCGGGCGTGCCCACCTGGATAATCGTGCTGCTGCGCCGCGTCACGGAGCTGGCCGGCGCCGACAACATCACCGAGGTCTGGCCCAACCTGAGCTTGTTTTTGCACGGAGCAGTGGCCTTTGGGCCCTACCGGGAGCTGTTTCGCCAGCTCATTCCCGGCCCGCAGATGCGCTACCTGGAAATCTACAACGCCTCCGAGGGCTACATTGCCCTGCAGGACCAGCCCAACTCCGAAGACCTGCTGCTGCTGCTCAACCACGGCATCTACTACGAGTTTATTCCCCTGGATGAGCTGGACGCCGAGCACCCGCAAACCCTCACCCTGGAGCAGGTAGAGCTGGGCAAAGCCTACGCCCTGGTGCTGTCGACCAACGCCGGGTTGTGGCGCTACAAAATCGGGGATACGGTGCGCTTTACCAGCCTGGCGCCCTACCGGATCCGCATCACGGGCCGCACCAAGCACTTTCTGAATGCCTTCGGCGAGGAGGTCGTCATTGAGAATGCCGATGCTGCCATTGCCGCCGCCTGCCAGGCCACCAATACCACCGTGCGCGACTATACCGCCGCGCCCATCTACTTCGACGCGTCTGCGGCCTCGCGCGGCGGCCACCAGTGGCTCATCGAGTTCAGCCAGCCTCCCCAGGACCCGGCCCGGTTCACGGCCGTCCTCGACGAGACACTGCGCAAGCTCAACTCCGACTACGACGCCAAGCGTCACCGCGACCTGGCCCTGAGCCCCCCGCTGCTGACTATTGCTTCGACGGGCACGTTTACGCGGTGGCTGGCCCGCAAAGGCAAGCTGGGTGGTCAGCATAAAGTACCAAGACTAAGCAACTCGCGCGAAATTCTAGAGGCTGTCCTGCAGGAAGTTTAA
- a CDS encoding DoxX family protein — protein sequence MPRIRTLSRYILAVLFIGAGVLHFLKPEPYVRIMPPYLPWPSGLVLVSGIAEVLLGILLLPRATRRGAAWGLILLLIAVFPANVYMAQTSGAGLGVAPWLAWARLPLQAVLIWWVWQHAKAEK from the coding sequence ATGCCCCGTATCCGCACCCTTAGCCGGTATATTCTGGCCGTCTTGTTCATCGGGGCCGGCGTGCTGCATTTTCTTAAGCCCGAGCCTTACGTGCGCATCATGCCGCCCTACTTGCCCTGGCCCAGTGGCTTGGTACTCGTCAGCGGCATAGCCGAAGTCCTGCTCGGAATCCTGCTGCTGCCCCGGGCCACGCGCCGCGGGGCCGCCTGGGGCCTGATTCTGCTGCTTATTGCCGTATTTCCGGCCAACGTGTACATGGCCCAAACCAGCGGGGCCGGGCTAGGCGTGGCGCCCTGGCTGGCCTGGGCCCGGCTGCCCCTGCAGGCCGTGCTGATCTGGTGGGTGTGGCAGCATGCCAAAGCCGAAAAATAA
- the recJ gene encoding single-stranded-DNA-specific exonuclease RecJ has product MEKRWIRKPAPEPTKVKHLADALRVNEAIIALLCQRGVCSYDEAYEYFRPSLDHLPDPLLMRDMDRAVDRLLTALHEGQKVLVFGDYDVDGTTSVAVVYSHLRTLFGPERVDYYIPDRYKEGYGISDAGIDYAVDHSFSLIIALDCGVKAVDRIDYANERGIDFIICDHHLPGTELPKAVAVLDPKRADCEYPFKELSGCGVGFKLMQALTQHLGQDQTPLYELLDMLAISIAADIVPITGENRILAYHGLRLLNDRYRPQRPGVAALRELAGLRDGELTISSLVFGFAPRINAAGRMGDAKRSVAMLLAETKEEAVEKTGVVDKTNIERRGFDTSITKEALSMIEDDLSLRNAHSTVLYKEDWHKGVIGIVASRCLDKYYRPTIILTQSNGKATGSARSVVGFDVHQAISECADLLDQYGGHMYAAGLTLPVENVPKFRERFEQIVAGRILPEQMIPPVEIDSVLKLEDITDSFYKLLHQMEPFGPGNPNPVFESEYVYATPDSARIVGNSHLKLTLTQDGRHTVDAIGFGLGEYHERITQGSPFNVCYTVEINEYRGQRTLQLRVKDIRWVE; this is encoded by the coding sequence ATGGAAAAACGATGGATCCGCAAGCCTGCGCCTGAGCCTACCAAGGTCAAGCACCTGGCCGACGCCCTGCGCGTGAATGAGGCCATCATCGCGCTGCTCTGCCAGCGCGGGGTGTGCTCGTACGACGAAGCCTACGAATATTTCCGGCCCAGCCTCGACCACCTGCCCGACCCGCTGCTCATGCGCGACATGGACCGGGCCGTCGACCGCCTGCTGACGGCTTTGCACGAGGGCCAGAAGGTGCTGGTGTTCGGTGATTACGACGTGGATGGCACCACGTCGGTAGCGGTAGTGTATTCCCACCTGCGCACCCTCTTCGGCCCCGAGCGGGTCGATTATTACATTCCGGACCGCTACAAGGAAGGCTACGGCATTTCCGACGCCGGCATTGATTACGCCGTCGACCATAGCTTCAGTCTCATCATTGCCCTCGACTGCGGCGTGAAGGCCGTGGACCGCATTGACTACGCCAACGAGCGGGGCATCGACTTCATCATCTGTGACCACCACTTGCCCGGCACCGAGCTGCCCAAGGCCGTGGCCGTGCTCGACCCCAAGCGCGCCGACTGCGAATACCCGTTCAAGGAGCTTTCCGGTTGCGGCGTGGGCTTCAAGCTGATGCAGGCCCTGACCCAGCACCTGGGCCAGGACCAGACCCCGCTCTACGAGCTGCTCGACATGCTGGCCATCAGCATTGCCGCCGATATCGTGCCCATCACGGGTGAAAACCGCATTCTGGCCTACCACGGTCTGCGCCTGCTCAACGACCGGTACCGGCCCCAGCGCCCCGGCGTGGCAGCCCTGCGCGAGCTGGCCGGTCTGCGCGACGGGGAATTGACCATCAGCAGCCTCGTGTTCGGCTTTGCGCCCCGCATCAACGCAGCCGGCCGCATGGGCGACGCCAAACGCTCGGTGGCCATGCTGCTGGCCGAAACCAAGGAGGAAGCCGTGGAGAAAACCGGCGTGGTGGATAAAACCAACATTGAGCGCCGCGGCTTCGACACGAGCATCACCAAGGAGGCGCTGAGCATGATTGAGGACGACTTGTCGTTGCGCAACGCCCACTCCACGGTGCTCTACAAGGAAGACTGGCACAAGGGCGTTATCGGTATCGTGGCCTCGCGCTGCCTCGACAAGTATTACCGGCCCACCATCATCCTGACCCAGAGCAACGGCAAAGCCACCGGCTCGGCCCGCTCCGTAGTGGGTTTCGACGTGCACCAGGCTATCAGTGAGTGCGCCGACCTGCTGGACCAGTACGGCGGCCACATGTACGCCGCCGGCCTCACGCTGCCCGTCGAAAACGTGCCCAAGTTCCGGGAGCGGTTCGAGCAAATCGTGGCCGGCCGCATTTTGCCCGAGCAGATGATTCCGCCGGTGGAAATTGACAGTGTGCTGAAGCTGGAAGACATTACCGACAGCTTCTACAAGCTACTGCACCAGATGGAGCCTTTCGGCCCAGGTAACCCTAACCCGGTGTTTGAGTCGGAGTACGTGTACGCCACTCCCGACTCGGCCCGTATCGTGGGCAACTCCCACCTGAAGCTGACCCTGACCCAGGACGGCCGCCACACCGTGGACGCCATTGGCTTCGGGCTGGGCGAGTACCACGAGCGGATTACCCAGGGCAGCCCATTCAACGTGTGCTACACGGTGGAAATCAACGAGTACCGCGGGCAACGCACCTTGCAGCTGCGGGTCAAGGATATTCGCTGGGTGGAGTAA
- the gltX gene encoding glutamate--tRNA ligase: MEREVRVRFAPSPTGPLHIGGVRTALYNYLFARKMGGKMLLRIEDTDQNRFVPGAEQYIAESLKWCGIELDESPWSETPGPHAPYRQSERKPMYMEYAMQLINSGHAYYAFDTPEELDAMRARLTAAKVPNPQYNSITRTQMRNSLTLPEDEVKQLLDGGSPYVIRLKVPRKEEVRFNDMIRGWVVVHSSSIDDKVLMKSDGMPTYHLANIVDDHLMEITHVIRGEEWLPSAPLHVLLYRYFGWEDTMPQFAHLPLLLKPDGTGKLSKRDGDRLGFPVFPLEWHGTDAETGQPTVSSGYRESGYLPDAFINFLAFLGWNPGSQQEIFSMSELIQAFSIERVSKSPARFDQNKVRWYNEHYLRAKPDAELAQFLLTALQEHNIECSEEKAVQIVAAMKERVTFPQDFWREAQYFFIAPETYDEQVISKKWNAPTAAALQAFAQELPAATDTTPDGIKALLTQVLERQGVKIGQVLQALRTVVTGVAAGPDLMAIMSILGGQETAQRIEAAVTRLADKISA, translated from the coding sequence ATGGAGAGAGAAGTACGGGTGCGTTTTGCGCCCAGCCCTACGGGACCGTTACATATCGGCGGCGTGCGCACGGCGCTGTACAACTATTTGTTTGCGCGCAAGATGGGCGGCAAAATGCTGCTGCGCATTGAAGATACCGACCAGAACCGCTTCGTACCCGGCGCCGAGCAGTACATTGCCGAATCCCTGAAATGGTGCGGCATTGAGCTCGACGAAAGTCCGTGGTCCGAAACGCCCGGCCCGCACGCGCCCTACCGGCAGAGCGAGCGGAAGCCGATGTACATGGAGTACGCCATGCAGCTCATCAACAGCGGCCACGCCTACTACGCCTTCGACACGCCCGAGGAGTTGGACGCCATGCGCGCCCGCCTGACGGCCGCCAAGGTGCCCAATCCGCAGTACAACAGCATCACGCGCACCCAGATGCGCAACTCCCTGACTTTGCCCGAAGACGAGGTGAAGCAGCTGCTGGACGGCGGCTCACCCTACGTGATTCGCCTGAAGGTGCCCCGCAAGGAAGAAGTGCGCTTCAACGACATGATCCGCGGCTGGGTAGTGGTGCACTCGAGCAGCATCGACGACAAGGTGCTGATGAAGTCGGACGGCATGCCGACCTACCATTTGGCCAACATCGTGGATGACCATCTGATGGAAATCACCCACGTCATCCGGGGTGAGGAGTGGCTGCCCTCGGCGCCGCTGCACGTGCTGCTTTACCGTTATTTTGGCTGGGAAGACACCATGCCGCAGTTTGCCCACCTGCCCCTGCTGCTTAAGCCCGACGGCACCGGCAAGCTCAGCAAGCGCGACGGGGACCGGCTCGGCTTCCCGGTGTTCCCGCTGGAGTGGCACGGCACCGACGCCGAAACCGGCCAGCCTACCGTCAGTAGCGGCTACCGCGAAAGTGGCTACCTGCCCGACGCCTTCATCAACTTCCTGGCTTTCCTGGGCTGGAACCCCGGCTCCCAGCAGGAGATTTTCTCCATGTCTGAGCTGATTCAGGCCTTCAGCATTGAGCGCGTCAGCAAGTCGCCGGCCCGCTTCGACCAGAACAAGGTGCGCTGGTACAACGAGCACTACCTACGCGCCAAGCCCGACGCCGAGCTGGCCCAGTTCCTGCTCACGGCCCTGCAAGAGCACAACATCGAGTGCTCGGAAGAAAAGGCCGTGCAGATTGTGGCGGCCATGAAGGAGCGCGTGACCTTTCCCCAGGATTTCTGGCGCGAGGCGCAATACTTCTTCATTGCCCCCGAAACCTACGACGAGCAGGTTATCAGCAAGAAGTGGAACGCCCCGACGGCGGCCGCCCTGCAGGCCTTTGCCCAGGAGCTGCCCGCCGCTACGGACACTACGCCCGACGGCATCAAGGCCCTGCTGACCCAGGTACTAGAACGCCAGGGCGTCAAAATCGGGCAGGTACTGCAGGCCCTGCGCACGGTGGTAACCGGCGTGGCGGCCGGCCCCGACCTGATGGCCATCATGAGCATTCTGGGGGGCCAAGAGACGGCGCAGCGCATTGAAGCAGCCGTGACCCGCCTGGCCGACAAGATCAGCGCCTAG